ATCAAAAAGCTCGCGCGGACGGGACGGTACGTGTCCGTGACGTCGGAACTGGACGCGGCGCCGGAACTGCTGGACGGCCGCCTGCGCTTCGTGCCGGTGCGGGACCAGGGCGCGGAACCGCAGGTCATCCGGGTGGCCATCGATGCGCGCAAGCCTTTGTCTCCGATCGTGAAGGTGACGGCGGAAACGCTGTCGGAAAGCATCAGGCTATGCCTGGAACAGGTTCGGGGCCGTGCGCACCGCCATCCGCCGGCCATGGCCTTGAAGGACTGATCGCACGCATAGCCGGGTGGACGCCGATGCCTGTCCTGCGGCCCGATCAAACCGTGTCGTGGAATCGTTCGATGCAGGTATCGAGCACTTCGCCGCCAGGGCGATTCCACCAGTTCGTGGATGAAAAAATCTCCACTTCGGCGTGTCCCTGGTAGCCGGCGGCTTCCATCGCCGCGCGGATGCGGCGGATATCGATGATGCCGTCGCCCATCATGCCGCGGTCGTTCAGCAGGTCGCGCGTGGGCACCAGCCAGTCGCATACGTGGAAAGCGAGCAGGCGGTCGCGGCCTGCCCGGTGGATCTGTTGGTCCAGCTTGGGATCCCACCAGACGTGGTAGACATCGACCGCCACGCCGAGGATGCGGCGCGTGGTGTCGTCTGCCAACGGGTCCAGCGCATCGCAGATGTCCAGGGCGTGCTCCAGGGTATTGATGCACGCGCGGTCGGCGGCATACATGGGATGGAGCGGTTCGATCGCCAGGGGCATGTCCGCGTCGCGCGCGTGTTGCAGGACTGCTTCGATGCCGTCCACCACGTCCCGGCGTGCCGACGCAATGTCCCTGTGCGCGGCGGCGCCCGACAGCGCGCCCGGCAGGCCGCCTACCACCAGCACCAGGCAGGGGGCGTCCAAGGTCCTGGCCTCGTCGATGGCCCGGCGGGTATCGTCGATGGCCGCCTGCCTGCCCGCGCGATCCGCCGCGGGGAACATGCCGCCACGGCAATAGCCGGACAGCCCCACGCCGCTATCGCGCAGGCAACGCGCGGCATCGTCCAGCCCGATCGCCGCGACCTGGTCCCGCCAAGGGCTGATCGTCTCGATGCCGCGGCGGGCGCACTCCTCGATGATGCGGTCGAGCGGCCACTGGGCGCGCACGGTCGCCGTGTTGATGGACAACCAGCGCAGGTCGCCCGCGAAGTCACGCATTGCCGATGCCATGCGTGGCCAACAGGGCGCGCATCCGTTGCGCGGCCAGATCGGGGTCTTCCAGCAGGCCCGCGTTATCGGCCAGGCGCAGCAGCTGCGCCAGGTGGGGAAGGCTGCGCATGCTTTGCTGGCCGCCCACCATGGAAAAATGCGTCTGGTGGCCGTTCAGCCAGGCCAGGAACACGATGCCGGTCTTGTAGAAGCGGGTGGGCGCCTGGAAGATGTGGCGCGAAACCGCGACCGTGGGCTCCAGGATGGCCTTGAAACGTGCCTCGTCGCCCGTGCCGAGCGCGGCCAGCGCGGCGCTTGCCGCCGGTGCGATGGCATCGAATATGCCGAGCAGCGCGTCGCTGTGGCCGTGGTTAGGCTGGTTGCCCTGGCCGTCGCCCGCGATCAGTTCGGCATAGTTGAAATCGTCGCCCGTGAACATGCGGACGCCGGCCGGCAGCCTGCGCCGCATGGCGATTTCCTTGTCCTTGTCCAGCAGCGAGATCTTGATGCCGGTTACCTTTTCCGGATGCGCCGCGATGACGGCAAGCGCGTGGTCCATCGCCACGTCCAGGTCCGCCGTGCCCCAGTAGCCCGCGAGTGCCGGATCGAATGCCTCGCCCAGCCAGTGCAGCACCACCGGTTCGCGCGATTGCGACAGGATGCGGTCGTATACCCGCAGATAATCGTCCGGTGTTTGCGCGACGCGCGCCAAGGCGCGGCTGGCCATGATGATGAGGCGGCCGCCGAGCTTCTCGATCGCTTCCATCTGCATTTCGTAGGCGGCAATCACGTCGTCGAAGCCGCGCGCGTCGTCCGGCGACAGATGGTCCGTGCCGCAGCCCGACACGACGTCGGCGCCGGGCACGTCGCGGGCCGCCTGCAGCGTGCGATCGATCAGTTGCAGCGACGTGGGCCAATCCAGTCCCATCCCCCGCTGCGCGGTGTCCATGGCCTCGGCGACGCCCAGGCCGAGTTTCCACAGGCGCTTCCGGTATGCGATGGTCGCATCCCAGTCGACCGCGCACTGGCGGGAGGGGTCGATATCGGCGTATGGGTCGGCGACGACGTGCGCCGCCGAATAGGCGAGCCGGTTGAAGCGGCCGGCGCCCGCGCTGCCGGCGATGGCGGTGCGGCCGCTCAACCGATAGTTTTCCAGCTCGCCGTTCGGGCGGGGAAGTTGCAGTGTCAGCGTCATGCGTGTGCCTGTGGAGACGTAGCGAAGAAGAAATCCATCACGGCGTCGACCTGCCCTTCGAGCATGGCGGGGCCTTCGTGCGTGATGCAGCCCAGCCGTGCGGCGGCTTCCAGCAGAGGGGTACGGACCGGCTTCAGGATGATGTCGGCAACCACGGTATTCGCGTCCAGGCCCGAGATGTCGAGCGGCAGCGGGTCGTCCGGCTTCATGCCGACGGAAGTGCAGTTGACGATGACATCGAAGCCCGCGGCCACCGGTTCGCTGGATCCGACAGGAACGCCGGGCGAATGCGCGCCGACCGACCTGACCAGTGCGTCGCGGCGCGTGGCGTCGATATCGTAAACGCCTATGCTTGCCGCGCGCTGGTCGGCGATGGCATTGACCACCGCGCAGCCGGCGCCACCGGCGCCGATCACCAGGACCTTCCTGCCGGCCAGTTCGATGCCGCGCGCGGCCAGGCCGCGCACGAAGCCCTCGCCGTCGAAGTTGTCGCCCAGCAGCCGGCCGTCCGGCAGCTTGCGTATCGCATTGACGGCGCCCAGGCGTGCGGCGTTGCCGCCGAGGCTATCGACCATGGCCGCTGCCTGGATCTTGTGCGGCACCGTCACGATCAGGCCATCGAAATTCTTCATCGCGCGGAAGGTCGCGATCATGCCGCCCAGATCGGCGGGCGCGACGTGCATCGCCACCAGGACGGCGTCGATGCCGCGCGCCTGGAACTCGGCGTTGAACAGCCGCGGCGATCCGACCTGCGCGATCGGATCGCCGATGATGGCATAGAGCCGCGTCGTGCCGGACAAGCCCGGCGTCGCTCGCGCCGTTTTCACGCACGCGCTCCGGCCAGCGCGGCGACGCGCGGGTGGTGGCGCGGGCCTTGCGGAAGCATCTCGCCGGCGATATCCATGGGAGCTGCGCGAAACAGGCGTTCGTCCATGGTGTGCAGGTTCGTGGCGATGCGGGGCCGGAAGGCCATCTGGTCCAGGATGTCGCGTTGCAGGTCGATGCCCGGTGCGATCTCGACCAGTTCCAGGCCATCGGCGGTGTTGTGGAAGACCGCTCGCTCTGTCACCAGGACCATGACCTGGCCGCGTTGCAGTCCATAGGGACCGCTGTAGCTGGTCTGCTCCAGCTCGTTCACGAACTTCGAGTGCTTGCCCTCGTTCAGGATTTTCAGCGTCCCGTCGCCCGTCTGTATCTTCAGGCCACCCGCGGTGAACGTGCCGCCGAAGACCATCTTCTTGGCGTTCTGGCTGATGTTCACGAAACCGCCGATGCCGACCACGCGACCCGCGAAACGGCTGATGTTCACGCTGCCGCGCGCGTCCACTTCGACCGCCGAAAGGAAGGCGATGTCCAGGCCGCCGCCATCGTAGAAGTCGAACTGATAGGGCTGGTCGATCATCGCCCAGTAGTTGCGGGCCGCGCCCGCATCCAGGCCGTTGGCCGGCGCGCCGCCGGTCAGGCCTTGTTCGTTCGTGAGGATGATGCGATCCAGGAGCTTTTCTTCCGCGGCGACGATGCCGATGCCGGTGCAGATGCCGGAGCCGACGTTGCACACCGCGCCGTCGCGCAATTCCAGCGCACAGCGGCGCGCGACGATCTTGCGTTCGTCCAGCGGCAGTTGGGGAAAGGAACCCAGCGGGATGCGCATCTGTCCGGCGAATGCGGGATCGTGGTCCGTCTGGTAGGTCTGCCACTGCTTGGGCTCGACCACGACGGCGTCGACCAGCATGCCAGGTATTTTGACGGTCTTGCCGGGCAGCGCGCCGCGTTGGGCAAGGCGCTTGACCTGCACGATGACCACGCCGCCGCAGCGTCGAGTGGCCTGCGCCATGGACAGCATCTCGCCGAAGATGGCCTCATCTTCCATCGAGATATTGCCGTCCTCGTCCGCGGTGGTCCCGCGCAGGAACGCGACGTCGATGTGGAAGGGCTTGTAGAACAGCCACTCCTGGCCTCGGAATTCCACCAGCTCGACGAGATCTTCCTGGCACTTCGCGCTCTGCTTGCCGCCGCTGATGCGGGGATCCACGAATGTGTGCAGGCCGACATGCGTCATCAGTCCGGGCCGGCCGCCGGCGATCTCGCGCATCAGTTGCGACAAGGCGCCCTGGGGCAGGGTGTAGGCCTCGATCTCGTCACGCGCGGCCATGGCGGCGACGGACGGGGCATCGACCACGGTTCCGCAGACGATGCGCTTGAGCAGGCCGGGATGGCCGAAATGCGCGACGCCGCGCTGGTCGCGGTCGCCCAGGCCCACCGGGTGCAGCGACGTGATGCCGCGCGGCTGGGCGCTGGCGAGAAAGCGACGCTCCACGGCTTCTATCAGCGACTCGGGGATCGCGTGGCCGGAACCGGAACCGCCGATGAGTATGGTGTCGCCGTCATGGACGAGCTGTGCGGCCTGGTCGGCGCTTATGACTTGCATGGTCTCCATCCTGCTTGGAATCTGTGGAGGCAAGCGTACTGCCAACTTACTGATACGTCAATAAGTCAAAGAGGCGCGGAGAAGGTGCTGGAAGGAAGAGGCGCACGGCAGCCCGGCGGGCTTCGTGCGTGTCAGGCGCGTGTGGTTTTCGCGGCCGCCTTCTTCCTGGCGGCGGGCTGCTTGCCCGCATAGGCGGACAACATGACGCGGGAGAATGCGTCGAAGAACAATTCCAGCCGGTCAAAGCCGCCGGTGCCCTGCGTGAACACCGAGGAACTGTTGACGATGTTGATCAGCAGGAATGCGAGGTCATCGCGTGGCGTGTCGGCCCGCAGTTCCCCGCTGTCCGATGCCTGCTGGACCGCGGCCTGGATGGCTTCGTGTATGGAGTCGGTGAAGCGCTCCAGGTCGGCGCGGCCAGCGTCGCTGAGGACTTCGCTTTCCAGGCGCAGGCGCCCGATCAGGCTCCACGATTTCCCGCCATGGCCGGTGCGATTGAAGCGCTTGTAGCGGGAGTGGTTGTACTCCACGACCCGGCGCAGCTTTTCCGGCAGTGTCAGGTTTTCGTCCAGCCAGATTTCGCGATGGCGGCCGATCGCGGAGTCCACGTATTCCTTGACGAGTTCATCCACCAGGCTCTGCTTGTTGCCGAAGTGATAGTGGATGTTCGTCGTGGTGATATCGAGCTTGGTCGCGATGTCGCGAAAGCTCATCCCGTTATAGCCGTTCGTAATGAGCAGCGCGGTGGCGACCTCCTTGATGCGGTCGCGCATCAATGGCTGCCCGGCTGCCGGTCCGCTCACGGTCTTTTTTCTCGGCACTGTAGGCCTCTGGCGGAAAAACGTGGTTGTGATGAGCCGATATGCTACAGCAACTCAAGCGGATTCCATCATCAGCTGCGTTTCCCCTTCCTGCACGACCTCGTCCCGCTGGTTGAATACCTTCATCTCCAGCGTCACGATGCCTCGGCCAGGCTTGCGGGTGGGACGCTTGGCCTTGACGGCAAGCCGTGCATGGATACGGTCGCCGATCAGCAAGGGGGCGCGGAACGACCAGTTCCAGTTCAGCGTCGCGATGCCCTTGAGCCGGACCTTGCTGCGCGTCTTGAGGCCATCCGCCAGGGCCAGGCCCAATAGTCCATGGGCGATGCGTCCGCCGAAACCGGCTTCACGGGCGAACTCGTCGTCCATGTGGACGTCGAACAGGTCGCCCGAGATGCCGGCGAAGCCGACGACGTGCGTTTCCGTTATGGTGATGCCGGCGGTGCGATAGTGGTCACCGGGCTCCAGTGCGTCGTAGCCGTATTCGCCGGCGTCCAGCTCTCTGCCGGCCGGCTGGGAAGGTGCAACTTCGTCTTGGGGCATTGCGATTTCTCCTCGTCTCGATCTTATAATACATATTTATCGATAAGTAAGTATACTGCCCCATGTAGCGGACGGGGCAAGTACAAAAAACCGTGGAACGGAGGTAGGCAATGGCGTCGGTAAACATCGTCGATGTGCGCAAGAGCTTCGGCGAGGCACATATCCTGCGCGGGGTATCCATCGACATCGAAGACGGTGAGTTCGTCATCCTGGTCGGGCCTTCCGGCTGCGGCAAGTCCACGCTGTTGCGCACCTTGGCGGGACTGGAGAAGGCCACTGGCGGGGATATCCGCATCGACGGCAAGCCGGTCAACGACCTGCCGCCGCAGGACCGCGACATCGCCATGGTCTTCCAGAACTACGCCCTCTATCCGCACATGACCGTCGCGGAGAACATGGGGTTTTCGCTGAAGATGCGGCGCGCGCCCAAGACGCAGACGGACGAGGCCGTGCAGCGCGCGGCGCGGATCCTGGGCCTGGAGAAGCTGCTGGATCGTTATCCCAGGCAGTTGTCCGGCGGCCAGCGGCAGCGCGTGGCGATGGGGCGCGCGCTGGTGCGCAACCCCAGGGTCTTCCTGTTCGACGAACCGCTGTCTAACCTGGACGCGAAGCTGCGCGTGGCGATGCGAGCGGAGATCAAGGAACTGCATCAGCGGCTGAAGACCACGACCGTCTACGTCACCCATGACCAGATCGAAGCCATGACCATGGCCAGCAAGATCGTGGTCATGAAGGATGGCCTGATCGAACAGACGGGCGCGCCTCTGCAGCTGTACGACGAGCCTGCCAACATCTTCGTGGCGGGTTTCATCGGCTCGCCATCCATGAACTTTCTGCCGGGCGTGGCGCGCGGCGGCGCGTTCGCCGCCGATTGCGGGCTGACCTTGCCATTGGGCGACCGGCGGCTGGAGGAGGGCAGGCGTGCGGTGTATGGCGTTCGGCCTGAGCACTTCACCGTTTCGGACCAGGGCGTGCCGGTCGACGTCGTGGTCGTCGAGCCCACGGGATTGGAAACCCAGATCATGACGCACTGCGGCAAACAGGAGATCGTCTGCCTGTTCCGCGATCGCCTGCTGCCGGAGCCCGGCAGTCAGCTGCGTATCCTGCCCGACGTGAGCAGGATCCACCTGTTCGACGAAGAGAGCGGCCGCAGGCTTACGGATTCTCGCTGAACGACTCGAATAAATTACTTAGTAGTAAGTAAGTTTCGGTATTGACTTTTCGATAAGTAAGTTTATTCTTCGCTCATGCACGACCGGCTGGCGTGGGCGTCAGCACAAACAATACTTCCCAGCGAGGAGACAAGAATGTTCAAGCATGGTCTATCCATCCGTGCGTGGCTGGCGGGAGCGGCGCTCGCTTCGTCGGCGATGCTGTGCGCCGTCCAGGCGCATGCGCAGCAGACGCTGACCATCAACACGGACCGCAGCGGAACCGGCCAGAAGGCCGCCTTCAACAAGATCGTCGCGGATTTCGAGACAGCAAACCCCGGCGTCAAGGTCAACGTGAACTACAGCGATGTCGAGTCCTACAAGACGTCGATCCGCAATTTCCTGGTGACGAGTCCGCCGGACCTCGCCTTCTGGTTCACCGGGGCACGCATGCGCGCCTTCACCAAGCGCAATCTGTTCGCCGACCTGACGGGCTTTTTTGTCGAGAACAAGCTGAACGAGCCGATGAAGCCGTTCCTTGCCGCGGTCACCGACAACGGCAAGCAGTACATGATGCCGACCAATCTGACGACCTGGGGTTTCTTCTACAACAAGAAGGTGTTCGAGAGCGCCGGCATCGCGCCGCCCAAGACGTGGGACGAGTTGATGGCGGCGGCGGCCAAGTTGAAGGCAGCCGGGGTGACGCCTTTCACCATCGGCACCCGCGACCTCTGGGCCAACGACCTGTGGTTCGACTACCTGGACCTGCGCGTGAATGGCCTGGATTTCCACATGCGTCTGATGGACGGCAAGGAAAAGTACACCGACCCGCGGGTGAAGAAGGTCTTCTCCATGTGGGGCGACGCGGTCAAGAAGGGCTATTTCCAGGAGAACGCCAGTTCATACGGCTGGCAGGAAGCCATCCCCTTCCTGGCGCAGGGCAAGGCGGCCATGTATCTGCTGGGACCCTATGTTCTGACCTCGCTGCCCAAGGACGTGCACGGGAATATCGGCTTCTTCAAGTTCCCCGTCGTGGACCCGTCGGTGCCGAACTTCGAGGAACTGTCCGTCAATGGCGTCGGGATCCCCGAAGGCGCGAAGAACAAGGAATTGGCGAAGCGCTTCCTCGCTTTCCTGGCCAAGCCCGACAACATGCT
This genomic interval from Bordetella genomosp. 8 contains the following:
- a CDS encoding dihydrodipicolinate synthase family protein: MTLTLQLPRPNGELENYRLSGRTAIAGSAGAGRFNRLAYSAAHVVADPYADIDPSRQCAVDWDATIAYRKRLWKLGLGVAEAMDTAQRGMGLDWPTSLQLIDRTLQAARDVPGADVVSGCGTDHLSPDDARGFDDVIAAYEMQMEAIEKLGGRLIIMASRALARVAQTPDDYLRVYDRILSQSREPVVLHWLGEAFDPALAGYWGTADLDVAMDHALAVIAAHPEKVTGIKISLLDKDKEIAMRRRLPAGVRMFTGDDFNYAELIAGDGQGNQPNHGHSDALLGIFDAIAPAASAALAALGTGDEARFKAILEPTVAVSRHIFQAPTRFYKTGIVFLAWLNGHQTHFSMVGGQQSMRSLPHLAQLLRLADNAGLLEDPDLAAQRMRALLATHGIGNA
- a CDS encoding acyl CoA:acetate/3-ketoacid CoA transferase, whose product is MQVISADQAAQLVHDGDTILIGGSGSGHAIPESLIEAVERRFLASAQPRGITSLHPVGLGDRDQRGVAHFGHPGLLKRIVCGTVVDAPSVAAMAARDEIEAYTLPQGALSQLMREIAGGRPGLMTHVGLHTFVDPRISGGKQSAKCQEDLVELVEFRGQEWLFYKPFHIDVAFLRGTTADEDGNISMEDEAIFGEMLSMAQATRRCGGVVIVQVKRLAQRGALPGKTVKIPGMLVDAVVVEPKQWQTYQTDHDPAFAGQMRIPLGSFPQLPLDERKIVARRCALELRDGAVCNVGSGICTGIGIVAAEEKLLDRIILTNEQGLTGGAPANGLDAGAARNYWAMIDQPYQFDFYDGGGLDIAFLSAVEVDARGSVNISRFAGRVVGIGGFVNISQNAKKMVFGGTFTAGGLKIQTGDGTLKILNEGKHSKFVNELEQTSYSGPYGLQRGQVMVLVTERAVFHNTADGLELVEIAPGIDLQRDILDQMAFRPRIATNLHTMDERLFRAAPMDIAGEMLPQGPRHHPRVAALAGARA
- a CDS encoding TetR/AcrR family transcriptional regulator codes for the protein MSGPAAGQPLMRDRIKEVATALLITNGYNGMSFRDIATKLDITTTNIHYHFGNKQSLVDELVKEYVDSAIGRHREIWLDENLTLPEKLRRVVEYNHSRYKRFNRTGHGGKSWSLIGRLRLESEVLSDAGRADLERFTDSIHEAIQAAVQQASDSGELRADTPRDDLAFLLINIVNSSSVFTQGTGGFDRLELFFDAFSRVMLSAYAGKQPAARKKAAAKTTRA
- a CDS encoding shikimate dehydrogenase family protein — translated: MKTARATPGLSGTTRLYAIIGDPIAQVGSPRLFNAEFQARGIDAVLVAMHVAPADLGGMIATFRAMKNFDGLIVTVPHKIQAAAMVDSLGGNAARLGAVNAIRKLPDGRLLGDNFDGEGFVRGLAARGIELAGRKVLVIGAGGAGCAVVNAIADQRAASIGVYDIDATRRDALVRSVGAHSPGVPVGSSEPVAAGFDVIVNCTSVGMKPDDPLPLDISGLDANTVVADIILKPVRTPLLEAAARLGCITHEGPAMLEGQVDAVMDFFFATSPQAHA
- a CDS encoding ABC transporter substrate-binding protein, whose translation is MFKHGLSIRAWLAGAALASSAMLCAVQAHAQQTLTINTDRSGTGQKAAFNKIVADFETANPGVKVNVNYSDVESYKTSIRNFLVTSPPDLAFWFTGARMRAFTKRNLFADLTGFFVENKLNEPMKPFLAAVTDNGKQYMMPTNLTTWGFFYNKKVFESAGIAPPKTWDELMAAAAKLKAAGVTPFTIGTRDLWANDLWFDYLDLRVNGLDFHMRLMDGKEKYTDPRVKKVFSMWGDAVKKGYFQENASSYGWQEAIPFLAQGKAAMYLLGPYVLTSLPKDVHGNIGFFKFPVVDPSVPNFEELSVNGVGIPEGAKNKELAKRFLAFLAKPDNMLAFARAGAVIPARTDVTITDDPFAQSQIELVKQAKGSSQFYDRDTDPEMAQIGMRGFQEFLANPDRETAILDRLEKARERIFK
- a CDS encoding sugar phosphate isomerase/epimerase family protein; translation: MRDFAGDLRWLSINTATVRAQWPLDRIIEECARRGIETISPWRDQVAAIGLDDAARCLRDSGVGLSGYCRGGMFPAADRAGRQAAIDDTRRAIDEARTLDAPCLVLVVGGLPGALSGAAAHRDIASARRDVVDGIEAVLQHARDADMPLAIEPLHPMYAADRACINTLEHALDICDALDPLADDTTRRILGVAVDVYHVWWDPKLDQQIHRAGRDRLLAFHVCDWLVPTRDLLNDRGMMGDGIIDIRRIRAAMEAAGYQGHAEVEIFSSTNWWNRPGGEVLDTCIERFHDTV
- a CDS encoding ABC transporter ATP-binding protein; protein product: MASVNIVDVRKSFGEAHILRGVSIDIEDGEFVILVGPSGCGKSTLLRTLAGLEKATGGDIRIDGKPVNDLPPQDRDIAMVFQNYALYPHMTVAENMGFSLKMRRAPKTQTDEAVQRAARILGLEKLLDRYPRQLSGGQRQRVAMGRALVRNPRVFLFDEPLSNLDAKLRVAMRAEIKELHQRLKTTTVYVTHDQIEAMTMASKIVVMKDGLIEQTGAPLQLYDEPANIFVAGFIGSPSMNFLPGVARGGAFAADCGLTLPLGDRRLEEGRRAVYGVRPEHFTVSDQGVPVDVVVVEPTGLETQIMTHCGKQEIVCLFRDRLLPEPGSQLRILPDVSRIHLFDEESGRRLTDSR
- a CDS encoding MaoC family dehydratase; the encoded protein is MPQDEVAPSQPAGRELDAGEYGYDALEPGDHYRTAGITITETHVVGFAGISGDLFDVHMDDEFAREAGFGGRIAHGLLGLALADGLKTRSKVRLKGIATLNWNWSFRAPLLIGDRIHARLAVKAKRPTRKPGRGIVTLEMKVFNQRDEVVQEGETQLMMESA